The following proteins are co-located in the Candidatus Tanganyikabacteria bacterium genome:
- a CDS encoding DUF86 domain-containing protein, whose translation MADDVLLNKAAIIERCLGRIRDEYVGHESELETNFTRQDAIVLNLQRACEAAIDGAMHLVRLHRLGLPQDSRDAFSLAVEAGLLPRDLGAVMEAMVGFRNVAVHDYRKLSLPIVRKILEAHLADLQAFSALMIKMSA comes from the coding sequence TTGGCTGACGACGTCCTGCTAAACAAGGCCGCGATCATCGAGCGCTGCCTCGGTCGCATTCGCGACGAATACGTCGGCCACGAATCCGAGCTGGAGACCAACTTCACGCGCCAGGACGCCATCGTCCTCAACCTGCAACGCGCCTGCGAGGCCGCGATCGACGGGGCGATGCACCTGGTGCGCCTCCACCGCCTGGGATTGCCCCAGGACAGCCGCGACGCGTTTTCGCTCGCGGTCGAGGCGGGCTTGCTGCCGCGTGACCTGGGCGCAGTCATGGAGGCGATGGTAGGCTTCCGAAACGTGGCGGTCCACGACTACCGGAAGCTCAGCCTGCCCATCGTGCGAAAGATCCTCGAGGCACACCTGGCGGATCTGCAGGCCTTTTCCGCGCTCATGATCAAGATGTCGGCCTGA
- a CDS encoding nucleotidyltransferase domain-containing protein: MKPSLDALTGRIRARWPDVVAIFRFGTAGTDQERPDSDLDLAVLPAAPIDPGELWAAAEELASLARKDVDLVDLLAASMVLRARIVATGDVLYCADEAACGAFAAHAMSDYTYLNLERKGILEDIQKRGRILG, from the coding sequence GTGAAACCGTCGCTCGACGCGCTGACCGGACGCATCCGCGCCCGGTGGCCCGACGTCGTGGCGATCTTCCGCTTCGGCACGGCGGGCACCGACCAGGAGCGACCCGACAGCGACCTGGACCTTGCCGTTCTTCCTGCCGCGCCGATCGATCCCGGAGAACTGTGGGCCGCGGCCGAGGAGCTGGCATCCCTCGCCCGCAAGGATGTCGATCTGGTGGACCTGCTCGCGGCCTCTATGGTGCTGCGGGCCAGGATAGTCGCGACCGGAGACGTTTTGTATTGCGCTGACGAGGCGGCGTGCGGGGCCTTTGCCGCGCATGCCATGAGCGACTACACCTATCTGAACCTGGAGCGTAAGGGCATCCTGGAAGACATCCAGAAACGCGGGCGCATCCTTGGCTGA